In the genome of Methanophagales archaeon, the window GATAAAAAGAACTATTATTCTTATTATACAAATTATACAAATTGGGCGTGTGGCCTAGTTAGGATATGGCGGCAGCCTCCTAACTCTAAGTACAAGTATAAGAGAGAAGCGGGAGAGAGCTGCAAATCACGGGTTCAAATCCCGTCACGCCCGTGTCTTTATTCTCTCACTATCCAGTACTATTACATCCCTCACCGACTTGACCGCGTCAAATGGTATGAGGATATAATCATTCTCCTTCTTAAACCCGCTCGTGTCGAGCTCTGATGCTGGCTTTATTACAAGCTCGGTCAGTATACCGGTCTTTGCATCCACCACGATATTATACAAAACTCCCATCTCTCGACCCTCTGAATCCAGAACCTCCTTATAACTCAACTTCTGTGCAAACATTCTCCCTTCTCTCATCTCTTTTATCCCCCCACATTAAAACTATTTATACCCCATATATATTTATATCTCTTCTCCACTTCGCAACTTGTCCAGTAACCGGGAGAAGTACCTGTCTGAAATCTCTACGAATAATGCATGCTCCCCTTTTGTTATAGTTATCTTCTCCTCCTTCACCATTCTTCGATAAAACTGTCCATCTATAACCAGTTCCGCATCCTTTGTACCCAGAAGCTCCAGACTTATTTCACTCTCTATATCCACAATGGTGGGTCTCGCGGTGAGTTTAAAAGGCGCAATTGGTACTATTATCGTTGCATTTACCTTCGGGTCTACAATGGGTCCCCCTGCACTCATTGCGTATGCTGTGCTGCCCGTAGGCGTTGAGAATACTACACCATCCGCTCTCAACCGTTCCAACTCCTCGCCATCCACGAATATTACAAAATGAAGCATCTTGCCCGGCTTTGAGGTTATTACCACTGCTTCATTCATTGCGTATGGCATCTCTTCATCCATTACTCGAATGGAGAGCCGCTGCCGCTTCTCCACATTAAAACCTTCCAGTATCAGATTCCTCAGGGTGGATACTGCATTCTCAGGTTGTATCCTTGCTAAAAATCCTATCATACCTGTATTCACACCCAGAACAGGCGTTGGACGTTTCAAATAGTGTAAAGTCCGGAGGATGGTACCATCACCCCCAACACAGATCAGTAAATCCACATCCATATCGCTTATCCTCTGGCCCTGCATCTGCATTCCGAGTTTATAAGCCGA includes:
- a CDS encoding NAD(+)/NADH kinase — translated: MKIQPKHIGIVCRGESRDISVVKALIGCIREGEGEGFEVVLDPDSAYKLGMQMQGQRISDMDVDLLICVGGDGTILRTLHYLKRPTPVLGVNTGMIGFLARIQPENAVSTLRNLILEGFNVEKRQRLSIRVMDEEMPYAMNEAVVITSKPGKMLHFVIFVDGEELERLRADGVVFSTPTGSTAYAMSAGGPIVDPKVNATIIVPIAPFKLTARPTIVDIESEISLELLGTKDAELVIDGQFYRRMVKEEKITITKGEHALFVEISDRYFSRLLDKLRSGEEI
- a CDS encoding PRC-barrel domain-containing protein translates to MREGRMFAQKLSYKEVLDSEGREMGVLYNIVVDAKTGILTELVIKPASELDTSGFKKENDYILIPFDAVKSVRDVIVLDSERIKTRA